Part of the Parcubacteria group bacterium genome, GCGGTTAATGCGAATTCAGATAAATGTTCAGACACCCGTCGGAATTAATTTCCCTTATGTAGATTACCCGCATCTCGGAACCCCACGGCACTCTAAGATTCAGGCGATCAACCTTGTGCGCCGCCATTGCCTCGCGAATAGCCTTGAGCAGTGCCTTCTGGAGGGGATGCGTCATAGACGTCCAACGAGCAAGCAGTTCACGCTCCCGAAAGAAGAGTTCCTTGCCGGTGTCTGCCGCGGGAACGCGGAATTCTGTATCTCTCGTGCCGCGGAAAGCTCTGCACACAGACTCCATGTTCCACAACTCATCTTTTGCATAAGGGACGAGGTCGTTGAGTCCACCCTCAAGAGCGGGTTCCGATTTGTTCAGCATTGTGACTCCTGTCGCTCAAGTTGCCGCCCTGGACGCCCGGTTGGGCACGCTTGAGGGAAAGAGGCGTCCGGATTTTTTATATCATAAAATACGAAAATTGTCTGCCTTCTTATTTGGAGCGATGCGGACATCCAGCCCAACAACAGGGCCGACGCATCCCGCCTCTAAGCTTCGAGAGCGCCTTCGCAATACGGATACTCCTCGTCTCCGCTTTTTTGCCAGAGGTAACCCAGCAGATCCACTCATTGCGTGCGAGTGGTGTAATGTCCTCCCATACTGCTCGTGCCGCCTTGTCAGAAGCAATAGCCTTCCGTAAATCCGTTGGCACTGTATGCAAAACTTCTTTTTGAGTCATAGATTCATTTTGCATCAATTGCGCTGTTAGATAAAGTTAACTTTCTAAAAAGAAAAACCGTCCAGCGGAAGCCGGGCGGTAGTGATTAACGTGCAATTTGGATGAGCCAACCCAATTGGTAGAGCGTGGCGAAGCCGTCCATGCCAGCAAGAGCGAACAAGGCAATCTTTATGAAGACATTCACCCAACCGTATTTTGACCAGATAACACCAAGGATGAAAAAAGCGATAGCGCTTATCAAAAGCAGCAGGTCGGAATTGGCGAAGAAGTCCATTGCAGCGCCTTTCCTTTGTCGGTGCAAACACCAAAAACTAAGTTGTTTATATTCTATTCTCTATAGTGTGTCAAACCTTGCTCGAGAAATTAAAAAGGGTGAGCACCTATCGCTAGGTGCCCCCCTGAAGTCGTGACCGGATCCGCGTGAGCCGCTCGCAGAACTCGCGTTCGGTAAGGACCGTGTCGCTCGGATTTTGAGTCCCGATTGAGTGGGTCAGTACCGCATCGCCTGTCGCGAGCAGCGCCTCACGGAAAGATTGATTCTCGGCGAGAGCGTCAAACGCCCTGTCGAGTAGCTCCTGGTATTGCTTGCCGTGACGGTCGTACGCCACGCCATTCCACCAGAGCTTTTGAACTCGCTTCCACGCTCCGCTCTGTTCCTGGCCGCGGCGCTTGGCGCTGAAGCCAATGAGCTTGCACACTTCGACTTGGATGCGGGGGTCGTCGTACTTGAACGCCTGCAACAACCCCTCCATCGAAGAACACTTCACCCCGTCAAACACAAACGAACGAGGTGCGAAGTTGGTCACTTCCGAAGCGGGGTATGCCGACCTCGAACCGATGTCCACGATGCACCTCCTGTGTCAGGTGGAAAGTAAATAGTATCATATAAAACAGCTTCTGTCAAACCAACAAATTCTTGCGAAACGTTTTGTTTGGTAAAGAACGGTGCCTGTCCCCGTTTCCGTTTTGAATTGACTTATTGTCCCCAGGTTTGCTAGGATATCGGTTCTATACGTTTTACAATATAAGGAAAGCAAAACACCCCTTTCGGGATGTTTGCTCGTAAGATTTCCTTACGTTTACGGAAAACCGTTCTTGCTTTGCAGGGGCGGTTTTCGTTTTCCCTGCGACAAGATTACTTGTCCCTTTTTGCATCGCCGTACCCGGGAAGAGGCAAGTGTTCAACAGTTGAGGATTTCTTTTCTCGAGCTTTCTCGAGTTCCTCAAACTGACCTTCCTTGTTCCGTCCGGCGAGCCTTGATTGTCTTTCAGACATCTTGGCATGGTTTTGTCAGTCCATAAACTGCCAGCTCTACAGGGGTCTAAGCTGGTTATGTGCTAAGCGTCCCCTGTCGAGGGAACGACCATTTCTCAGAGGAGAAACTTGGCAAACAAAAAGCTCTATTGGCCGAGGTTTGTGGGTTACATCAGTTCCCCGATGTTCCCCTGCGTTAGCAGGGTTTTCACCCCGCAAACACCCGCCACTAGAGCTTTTGACTTTTGTTCGAGTATTTGTTTTGCTAAACCATCGGCCGCCTTTCTTTTAAACCCCATAACCTCGAAAGACAGAAGGTTACCTCCTAAGTATACGCCTACTGGATAAAGTCAACAAATCCAATTCTGTGGATAACCAGAATAATGATGGAGACGGGGGTGTAAAAATGGAAAATGGCCAAGGACCGTGGTACCAGCACTTAGATACCGTACAGGTGTGCCTTTGTGACTGTTGAGGGACTGACCGAAGAAGGGACGTGTTTTGTTCGGGAAACCTCCTTCACGAAAGAGCGCGTCTCACTGATTGCCTCACGTATAAAACCCGAGGTCGCAGAGTTCTGAGCCATCTCATCAAAGTCCTGAAAGGGCTTATTTTTTTGTTTTTTTGGCTTGATTTTCATTGTTTTTCTTTGCTTTTACTTTACCTTGAGCTGACGGGGTTGGCGTGAACTCAAGGAGCTTTATTTCTTGTTCGTCTGTATGGTTTCGTATTTGGAGCGAAAGACCGAGTGCTTCCATGATAACTTCGAGATCACCTTTCGCGTTTTCCACAGCAAACCCAAGTTCCGCAAGCTCTTCCGTATCTATTATGAACTCGTGGGACGGGTAATCATACACCATACGGTGTATAACTGGCTTTGCCTTTTCTGCACTCCAACCCATATAGCGTAGCAAAATGCGAACGCCGTATTGTTCACCAATATCAAGGGCGCGGGCATATTCCGTGATGCTCTTTGGATGTATTTGATTGTAAAGACAACCGCTCGTGTTTCCAGAAAACTCAATGGCAAGTTTTATGACATCTTGCAGTCGCATCCTGTTTCTTGTGCGATGAAGGATGAGTTTGGTTGCTATGTCCAAATTTTCTACCGCGTGATTCTGTATTTGCTCGAGGGATTTATAACCATTCAACGCCGATTTGAATGTGTCCACATCTCCTTCCTGTTGCTCTGGTATCTGTACGTCAAGGGGCCCGAGTTCTGAAGTCGTCGCCATAACGAGCGTCTCCCCCGCAAGAGAGATGAGGGTGCCCGCACTCTTTGCATAGGTAGGAACCACAATGTTTACGCGCTTAGTGTGTTTCCGCAGCAACTTCACTATCTTATAGGCGGACTCAATATGGCCGCCCGGAGTTTCCAAAATAACATCGAGCTCATCAAAATTTTTGCCGCGCAGCTTGTTTTGGGTCAATATGACCGACGCTGGTGTGACCGTGCCCATACGCAAGAGAAGAGCTGGCTTTTTTCGCTCAGCCACAAATGCTTTCAACTGCTTTGCGAACTTATCTTCCTTCGGCGCTGAAGCGGCTACTTCGTTCATATCGTTGCTGATCATGATAACAGAATGTAACCTATAGTAAAGAATGGAAATGGTGGAAATGGGGACCTTGTGGGAATGGAGGGAATAGGGACAGTCACAATTGTTTTTTTTGGAAACTCCCCAGAGTAAAGCGCGTCGTCCAACAACTGATTGAAATGGTTTTAGAAGGAGGCTATTTAGCGGGTTGGTTGGTCTTCGCTTTTCCGGCCATGCGTTCGTGCTCTGCGGTAATGAGCTTTCTTGATTCGTCGCCGTCGCCATGGACACGGCGAGTCTGCGCCTTGAAGGTGCGCATGTGTCTCCGGGTGGAGTTCGAGAGCCGCTTTGGCATCCCGTTAGAAACAGTGGCTACCGCCTGCTTGCCCGCCGTAGCTTTAGCGGAGGCGGGTGATGACGTTTCTTTAGTCTTTTTAGTTTTAGTTGATACTTTGGGCATAAGTAGCTCCATTTCCCCTGTTCAGACTCAACGCAATGCTCGAGTCTCTAAGGGGATAAGTGATTGCCCAGTCTAGCACATGAGGGAATAAACACAAAACACCCGCCGTGAGGCGGGTGTTTTGTTTCAGGTTAGACGCGCTTTACGTTCACCGCGTTTGGACCCTTAGGTCCTGTGGTGATCTCGAAAGTGACTTTGTCACCTTCGTTGAGCTCGTCAAATGTGGTGCCCTGAAGTTCATTAGCGTGGAAAAAGAGTTCCTTTTCCTGGCCTGGGACGGAGATAAATCCGTAACCGCGGTCCATTTTTTTCGCGACTGTTCCTTCTTGCATATCGTTGATTTATTTGAGTTCTCTGTAAGAGAAACTTTTCTACTAATTCAAACCGCTCTGTAACGACAAAACCCGACCTTCGTTTCTCTTACAGACACGATTTGATCCTCCTACCCTAGCATACTTCCGCAAACTTTGCAAGCCCCCACACCTTTCCTCGCAATATTGTCCCCGACAACGCGCTTTGCGCCTTGCGGGGAAAGGTGTGGGGGCAAGCCCTCTTTTTCGTTGCTTTTGTGCCTTTTTCTGGTATTCTCTAGATACATTCCCCGGTACCTGTCCGCAGGCAGAGCGCAGTGTACAATGGTGTATGTTTATTCCCCGGTAGCGCAGCGGTAGCGCAGCGCGCTGTTAACGCGTTGGTCGTAGGTTCGAATCCTACCCGGGGAGTTTGAGTGAAACGAAGAACGACCCGGGTAGGATTGGGAGAGGGTCGGAGAACGGGAGTTCTCCGTGGAGGAACGCAGCTCCTCTGCTGGGCAGAGGAGCGTTGAGAACCGTGGGTTCTCAAGGAGGAGTCCGCCAATCGGCGGACGACGACGTCTTACTCCGTGGAGCTTAGTTAATATGAACAAGATCATCAAGGTAACTTCTTTCTTTCTGGCAATATTGTTCGGAGCATTTATGGTTGTATACGGCGGAATTGACGACAGCCCCGGCGGGCAGGTTCTCGGACTCCTAGTAGCTATCGTTGGCGTTGTGGGCGTGCTGAGGACCAAACTGACCTAAACAAAGTGTCCACAAAAAACACTCCGACAATCTTGAGATTGTTGGAGTGTTTTTTGTTGGGGTCGGGATTGACCTCGACGGGGCCATCTGTTTAAATGGCGGGAGATAGGTAGGGCTAGAAGTAGATGATCCTCCAGTGTGGTTTCGCCGCCCAGTTCTATGTCGCTCCCGAAGCGGGTGCTCCGATGGAACGTCGACCGTCGATACGGGTTATGAAAGGCAGAGGCATCGTCGATGACCGGTATAGTAGTGGTGCGGGATTCTTTACCGACGCGAAACGCACGGTAATCAAACACGTGACCTTTATCGAGATGGAGGCAATCGAGGGTGCCCGGACTGACCGCAAGCGCCCACTCCCCAACCTCCTCCCCGAATACACGCGCCGAAACATCGTGACCTGCGGCGTCGCCCTGAACCACATGATCGATAGGGAATTCATGACTTCGCGAGGAGTTTTCTTCAGGGGGATCGAACTTGCCGAACCGTGCGAACGCCCGGCAAAGCTCGCCCACGAACAGTACGGCCGTGACATTATCGGCTTCAAAGAGACCATGCGCCATCGCGGCGGGATCCGCGCCGAAGTGTTGACCGATGGCATCATCGAAGAAGGAGACACGATCATCTTCATGGCATAAAGCCGACACACCCCGCCAACTCGCGGGTTTTTTAATGCAATTAAAAAACCCGCGTCTGCAGTCCACCGAATGGTGAACACTGACGCGGGACTTTAGAAAAATGAGCTAAGCTGCGACACCCTGTGCTTGCGAACGTGCAGCACTCGGGAAAAGCGGACAATGGTTGCAATGAAGATGGCCTTCGTACCCGTTGGGGTAATTGATGCTCGGCTTCTTGCACGTCGGACACTTGAAGAAATAGAACGGGAGAAACCCAGTCCAACCCTCGTACTTGCGCTCGCCCACGGAGATGCAGCGACCCAAGTGGTACCACACCTTCTTCCACCACGGAAGCGTGCGGAGCATGATCTTTGCTTCGCGCGCAAGCTCGTGCCGATCCAACGGGAACTCGCAGGTCACTCGCATTTACGAACCATCCTATGCTGTCGTTTCTAAAAAAGACCATACCACATCCATAGACAGAGCGCAAGAGAGACACTGACCACTAAGAGCCCCTGTGGACAAATAAGGAAAAGGTTCAACCTTTTCCTTATTTGTCCACAAAAGCAAAAAACAAAAAAACAAAGGAGTCGGGGGCGCTTACCACTCTATCGGTGCTTGTCCCTGCTTCTCTAAATACTCATTTGCCTGACTAAAGTGTTTTGATCCGAAAAAGCCGTTAGATGCGGAGTAGGGTGAAGGATGCGCCGCAACTAAGACAAGATGTTTTTCAAAATCGATGATGCTCCCCTTTTCCTCTGCATACCGCCCCCAAAGCATGAAGACCAAGTGTTCGCGCTTTTCTGAAAGTGCTTTGATGACCGCATCGGTGAATTGCTCCCACCCCTTACGCTGGTGCGACCCCGGCGAAGAGGCGCGCACGGTGAGCGTTGCGTTTAAGAGGAGCACGCCCTGCTCGGCCCAATAGGTTAAGTCCCCGCTTTGGTCTTTCGCTGGTCTCCCCAAGTCGCTTTCAATCTCTTTAAAAATGTTTTTGAGCGAAGGCGGAGGAGTGACACCCTTACCCACAGCAAAACACAATCCATTCGCCTGCCCCTTACCATGGTAAGGATCCTGCCCCAAGATGACCACCTTCACCTTGTCGAAAGGTGTCAAATCAAGCGCACGAAAAATATGCTTCGCCGGTGGATAGATGGTCGCCTCCTGGTACTCGCCACGCACAAACTCTGTGAGCTCCTTAAAATATGGTTTCTCAAATTCATCTTTCAAAACACGCTTCCACGATGCCTCTATGCGGACATTGGAATCCCCTGGCTTATTCTCGTTAGAAAATGACGACTCCATAGACATTATGCCGCCTTCCGCAGTTCGGGTACGACTTTGTTGAGAACACCGAGAACATAGTCGACCTCTTCCAGAGTATTGTATTTGGAAAAGCCGAAACGCATTGAGGAGCGCTTGATCTCCTCGGAAACGGGAAGTGCCTCGAGCACGTGGCTCTGAATTACCTTTCCCGCAGCGCATGCGGGACCAATCGAAGCATATATCACCTCTTTCTCGAGTGCTTCCAAAAGCGTCTTTGCTGGGATCCCGAGAAATGCGGCGTTCAGGGTAGTATAGAGCGCATCTTCGGGAGAGTTGATGCGGACGTTATTCATCGCGCGAAGCCCTGCTAGAAATTGTTCGCGGAGCGGACGCACATGCCGAACCGTCTCTTCGTGGGTTGCGTAGGCAAGCTCCACCGCCTTGCCCAAGCCAACGATACCGGGCACATTTTCCGTCCCCGAGCGTAGACTGAACTCCTGCCCGCCACCATTAATGAGCGTTTGCAATTTGATACCCTTGCGAATGAACAGAGCACCCACACCTTTCGGTCCGTGGAGCTTGTGCGCAGAGAACGCGTAGAGGTCAATGCCGGTCAAATCGACAGGCAGTTTCCCAAACGCTTGGACGCCATCGCAAAACATCACGATTTCCGGATCGCGCTTTTTCACTTCGGATGCAATCTCATTAACCGGGTAAATCGTACCCAGTTCATTATTAACATGCATGATGGCGACGAGCGCAGTGTTGTCTCGGAGCGCGTCACGGACAGCCGCAGGAGTAATGCGCCCGTACTCGTCTGGAGTGAGATATGTGGTTTCAAATCCTTCATCACCCAGAGCGCTTAGTGTCTCGAGTACTGCATCGTGTTCAACAAGACTCGTAACCACGTGGGTACGCCCGACTGCCTTCGCCCTACGCAAAGCGCCCTTAAGCGCGAAGTTAACGCTCTCGGTAGCACCCGACGTGAAGATGATGCCCCCTTCGTTGCCCAAATACCGCGCGAGAATATCGCGACTTTTCTCCACGGCTTCGCGTGCTTCTCGGCCCTTCATGTGCATGCTTCCAGGGTTGCCAAATTTCTCGGACCAATACGGCTCCATTGCGACAAGCACCTCCGGAGCAAGCGGGGTCGTGGCATTATTGTCTAAATATACTTCTTCTCTCTTCATGATTATATGTTACACTCCCCTCCAATCTGGTACAATAGAACCTACTTTTATTGATATGAGAAAGATTGTCCTCGATGTCGAAACAAAAAATATGTTCTCGGATGTCGGCGGGAACGACCCGACCCTTTTGGATATGTCGCTCGTCTGCATCTACGACTCCCTCACCGATTCGTACTCCTCGTATCTCGAGGCGGAGTTGCCAAATCTGTGGCCAATTCTCGAGCAGTCGGATGTTTTGATCGGTTTTAACTCCGACCATTTCGACATACCGCTCTTAAACAAGTACTACCTGGGCGACCTGACACAAAAGAAAAGTCTCGATCTCCTTGCAGAGGTCAAGAACGTACTTGGTCGCAGGATTAAGCTCGACACCATCGCAGAGGCGACACTCGGCGTTAAGAAGTCTGGCAATGGCCTTCAAGCCATCGCATGGTGGAGGAATGGTGAAATCGATAAAGTGCGACAATACTGCATCGACGACGTGCGCATCACCAAAGAAATCTACGAGTACGCGCTCGCAAACGGCCATCTCAAATACAAAGACTGGGACGGTGGGGTACTGCAAATACGACTCAACACCTCAAAATGGGAGGAGAAGAAAGCGGGAGCCGTGACACAATCACTCCCATTCTAACCCTGGTGAGCAGTAGCCAACAACGCCTGTGCCTCTTTGTTGATCTTTGAGGCAACGGCTTTTTTGATACCGAACTTGGTCTCTAGGTCTTCCGCGGTGTAGGGAATGAGGTCTTGCGCAAGCATCATGCCGTGCTTTGCAAATATTTCAAGGGTGTGGCTATTAACCGATGGGAGGACTGTTACCGGATAGAGCGCGTGTTTGGCGATTAGGTTTTCGAGCGCTTCTCCGTTCGGATGGCTCCAACTTGTTGTCTTAATGTTTTTGCAGTTTGCGTATTGGATCGCGCTCAAGGTCAGCTTCGTGTTGGTGATGACCCATGCATAGTGCTTTGCTTTGCCACCCTCCTTCTTCTCCTCCACGCGCCTAATGTCGTCCAATCGCGCCCACGCATAGGCAACCACATCGACGTGCGTTTTCAAATGTGGTTTGTTTTTGTATTTTGCCTCGATGAAATAGTGCTCGTCTCCTTTGTAAGCAACAATGTCGACTTCGTGTGTGACACACTCGCCTCGTAGAAACTGGTTCCGTGCCGTCGTGTACCCCTCTGCACGTAGGATTGCCTCGACGAATTGCTCAAAGTAGAAACCCGCTGGGCCAAGCTCCGCCATACCACGTTTCAGGCTGTAGCGGGCGGCGAGACCAATGTTTTCCTTGACCAAGTGCCGGAGTGCCTCCCGAAAGATCTCTGTTGTTGTTGCCCCTGGAGAAAGGTCTTTTGCGACTGCGTTGCAAATCTTGTCTGCCACCTCACTCGGGGCGCCCGAGGCGCGCAAAGAACCGCAAAGCTTCTCGTGCTCGAAGAGTTCTTTCTCGCCTGTTGCCTTAATAATTTCCATCCCGAAATTGTACCATGCCTGGGTGTCTTGAAGAAAGTTTTGCTACGGCGTATAGTGGCCTAAGACGAATGCAGTATGGTGAGGAGGGCTTCCTATGTGCGGCATTATCGGAGTGGCGAACGAGAAAGAGACTGCTGCACCCGACATTTATACGGGTCTTCTTGAAATGCAACCGCGCGGCAAGGGCGGAGCTGGTATGGTAACCGCCCTTCGCGGTGACCACTACGACCTGCGCGACATGGGAGAGGTGAAAGAGGCGCTCGGCAAAGAGGCGCTCAAGCACATGCCGGGAAAAATTGGAGTGGGACACACCCGCTACCCAAATGCCGGTACTAATTCGCCATGGAATCTGCAACCTGTGCGCGATTCCTTCCGTGGGCAGGAGTTCGACGCGAGCCACAACGGCAACAGTGTAAATATGGGTTCGCTCCGCAGAAAGTATGGCATCCTTCATGACGAAAACGCTTCTGACACGCGCACTATTGCGGCAATCATCGCACAGTCAAAGCGAACTGATTTTGTTTCTGCACTTGTAGACACCGTTCGCGAGCTTCAGGGTTCGTTCAGCCTCATTGTCCTTTTTAATAACACACTCTACGCGCTTCGTGATCGATTCGGCTTTCACCCGCTCCAGATCGGCATGCGTGGTAACGACATATTCATCGCTTCCGAGAGTTGCGCGTTCACGCAACCGCAGATCGGTGCTACATTACTGCGCGACATTGGCCCTGGGGAATTGGTCACCGTCAAAGACGGACGCATTACGAGTGAGTCGTGGCTCCCCTCGGGGGTCGCAGCGACCCTCCGTTTCGATATCTTCGAGTTTATCTATTTCATGTCTCCGCACAGTGTCGTCGAGGGTGTGGAGGTAGGTAGTGCACGCGAAGAAATGGGAAAACGTCTCGCACGGCTCCACCCAGTCCCAACCGACATCGTCGTCCCCGTGCCTGATTCTGGAAACCAGGCGGCACAAGGGTACTACGAGGAACTCAAACTGACGCAAGCGCAGGTGCGCTTCACTCCGTGGGCATTCTTCCGCCCGCACACTGTCGGGCGCACATTCATCGATCCCATAGCCGAGCTCCGCGCAGAACTCGTAAAGTCGAAGCTACGACCCAGGCCTGCTGTGCTTAGCAGGAAAAATGCAACAGTTCTGGACGATTCGGAAGTCCGCGGCAATACCATGAAAAGAGCGGTGATCATGGCACGAGAGTCGGGCGCAAAAAGGGTGGACGGACGCATCGCTTCTGACCTCTACCGTTTCCCCGACTACTATGGCATGGACACGTACCGCTACGGAGAAGAGCTCATTGCGAGAAAACACGACGGGGATGTCGAAGCGATCGCTCGTGAATGTGGGCTCGACACTTTGGGTTATCTCCCGAATGATCTTGTTATCGAGGCGATCCTCGCTGTGCGTGGACCGAACTCCCCCCTCACGAAAGATTCTTTCTATGACGGTCCCTTTACTGGCAACTACCCTGACGGTATTGGCGACTTCGCTCACAGCAATACATAAAAAAGCAAACCACCTTTCCGGGTGGTTTTTTAACAAGAAAAAAGGCCTTCCGTGCCTGCGCTTTCGCGTGGGCAGTAGAAGACCTGTGTCAGCGCCGAGGCTGACCGTTAATTTTTTGCGAGCGCCCGTACGCGGGCCATCGCTGGATCGTCGGGGAACATGTCCGCAACACACTCCGCCGACAGTGACGGGAGGTCGCGGATATCCGGAAGCCATGTCACGTAGAGGTAGTCACGACTTTCCTGGAACCACCCGAGCATGTTACCGGTCTTCTTCGAAGGATCGACGACCGTTTGATGCGACATGTCGAAGACTGCTCCGAGGGCTCGGCTTCCACGACGGAAGTTCATAGAATCCTCCACGACCTCCACGACGACTTCGGGACCAGCCGGGAAGAAAGCGCCCGCCGTCTTCCCGCGCCAATGCCATTCGACGAACCGGAGATCCATTCCCAGACTCTTGTTTGCGGCGTCAGTGCACCATACGCCACCATCATCTTCTGGGAGAGCAGCGACCGGGCTGGTGCTTGCCGGAGGAAAAATAAAACTCATGAGGGCGAAAAAGCCAACGACTAGAACGAAAACAGCAACCGTTGCTACGGTCGACTGTCGTACTCGTACCATGCGCGTGACCTCCTTGTTGTTGCCTCGTTTGCAACTATAGCATGTGTATATAAAAAGTCAATCCCCACCTGGTTTGGGGGTGGGGATTACTCTTTACGTGGCATCGTTATTGGTTGGCCGTGTCTTGGCTACGTGCCCATTCAGCTCTCTTGCGATTTGCCCTC contains:
- a CDS encoding ATP-dependent Clp protease proteolytic subunit translates to MISNDMNEVAASAPKEDKFAKQLKAFVAERKKPALLLRMGTVTPASVILTQNKLRGKNFDELDVILETPGGHIESAYKIVKLLRKHTKRVNIVVPTYAKSAGTLISLAGETLVMATTSELGPLDVQIPEQQEGDVDTFKSALNGYKSLEQIQNHAVENLDIATKLILHRTRNRMRLQDVIKLAIEFSGNTSGCLYNQIHPKSITEYARALDIGEQYGVRILLRYMGWSAEKAKPVIHRMVYDYPSHEFIIDTEELAELGFAVENAKGDLEVIMEALGLSLQIRNHTDEQEIKLLEFTPTPSAQGKVKAKKNNENQAKKTKK
- a CDS encoding amidophosphoribosyltransferase, which produces MCGIIGVANEKETAAPDIYTGLLEMQPRGKGGAGMVTALRGDHYDLRDMGEVKEALGKEALKHMPGKIGVGHTRYPNAGTNSPWNLQPVRDSFRGQEFDASHNGNSVNMGSLRRKYGILHDENASDTRTIAAIIAQSKRTDFVSALVDTVRELQGSFSLIVLFNNTLYALRDRFGFHPLQIGMRGNDIFIASESCAFTQPQIGATLLRDIGPGELVTVKDGRITSESWLPSGVAATLRFDIFEFIYFMSPHSVVEGVEVGSAREEMGKRLARLHPVPTDIVVPVPDSGNQAAQGYYEELKLTQAQVRFTPWAFFRPHTVGRTFIDPIAELRAELVKSKLRPRPAVLSRKNATVLDDSEVRGNTMKRAVIMARESGAKRVDGRIASDLYRFPDYYGMDTYRYGEELIARKHDGDVEAIARECGLDTLGYLPNDLVIEAILAVRGPNSPLTKDSFYDGPFTGNYPDGIGDFAHSNT
- the ung gene encoding uracil-DNA glycosylase, translating into MESSFSNENKPGDSNVRIEASWKRVLKDEFEKPYFKELTEFVRGEYQEATIYPPAKHIFRALDLTPFDKVKVVILGQDPYHGKGQANGLCFAVGKGVTPPPSLKNIFKEIESDLGRPAKDQSGDLTYWAEQGVLLLNATLTVRASSPGSHQRKGWEQFTDAVIKALSEKREHLVFMLWGRYAEEKGSIIDFEKHLVLVAAHPSPYSASNGFFGSKHFSQANEYLEKQGQAPIEW
- a CDS encoding ribonuclease H-like domain-containing protein; the protein is MRKIVLDVETKNMFSDVGGNDPTLLDMSLVCIYDSLTDSYSSYLEAELPNLWPILEQSDVLIGFNSDHFDIPLLNKYYLGDLTQKKSLDLLAEVKNVLGRRIKLDTIAEATLGVKKSGNGLQAIAWWRNGEIDKVRQYCIDDVRITKEIYEYALANGHLKYKDWDGGVLQIRLNTSKWEEKKAGAVTQSLPF
- a CDS encoding cold shock domain-containing protein; translated protein: MQEGTVAKKMDRGYGFISVPGQEKELFFHANELQGTTFDELNEGDKVTFEITTGPKGPNAVNVKRV
- a CDS encoding cysteine desulfurase, which translates into the protein MKREEVYLDNNATTPLAPEVLVAMEPYWSEKFGNPGSMHMKGREAREAVEKSRDILARYLGNEGGIIFTSGATESVNFALKGALRRAKAVGRTHVVTSLVEHDAVLETLSALGDEGFETTYLTPDEYGRITPAAVRDALRDNTALVAIMHVNNELGTIYPVNEIASEVKKRDPEIVMFCDGVQAFGKLPVDLTGIDLYAFSAHKLHGPKGVGALFIRKGIKLQTLINGGGQEFSLRSGTENVPGIVGLGKAVELAYATHEETVRHVRPLREQFLAGLRAMNNVRINSPEDALYTTLNAAFLGIPAKTLLEALEKEVIYASIGPACAAGKVIQSHVLEALPVSEEIKRSSMRFGFSKYNTLEEVDYVLGVLNKVVPELRKAA
- a CDS encoding YdeI/OmpD-associated family protein codes for the protein MTQKEVLHTVPTDLRKAIASDKAARAVWEDITPLARNEWICWVTSGKKAETRSIRIAKALSKLRGGMRRPCCWAGCPHRSK
- a CDS encoding restriction endonuclease gives rise to the protein MEIIKATGEKELFEHEKLCGSLRASGAPSEVADKICNAVAKDLSPGATTTEIFREALRHLVKENIGLAARYSLKRGMAELGPAGFYFEQFVEAILRAEGYTTARNQFLRGECVTHEVDIVAYKGDEHYFIEAKYKNKPHLKTHVDVVAYAWARLDDIRRVEEKKEGGKAKHYAWVITNTKLTLSAIQYANCKNIKTTSWSHPNGEALENLIAKHALYPVTVLPSVNSHTLEIFAKHGMMLAQDLIPYTAEDLETKFGIKKAVASKINKEAQALLATAHQG